TTTGAAGCGGTCTATTTCGCTGTCGGAGAAAACACGGAATGTTTACGGCCTTTGTGTGTCATATCAGATTCTGGGCAATATGTATCTGGACGAACAGAAAACGCAAAAAGCTTTCGAGGCCTATTCTACGAGCATCGGTATTGCAGAGCGGGCCCACCTGAACCATCTGCTTGCGGTTTCAAAGATTGGCCTCGCAAGGGTATTGCTCAGCCAAAACAAAACAGGAGAGGCCCTGCGGTACGCCGAGGAAGTAATGGCGGTATCCAACGAAAAAAACAGTCAGTCGCTCAAGGCAGATGCTCACCAGCTTCTTTCCGGGATTTATGAAAAGAACGGAAATCTGGAGTTGAGCCTTAAAGAATTCCGCGATTATGTGAAAATTAAAGAAGAGCTCAATAACACGACGGTCGTGAATCAGATTTATGATGTGGAAGTTGATTACCTCAATCAACTCAACAAAATGCAGCAGCTGGAACTGGAGAAAAAGGAACTCGCGATCAGCAATAAGAATATATGGCTGTTCTTTCTTTCACTTATTTTTCTGATGATATTCGGCGGTGCCTATCTTATTTACAGGAATTACCGGGGCAAACAGAAGGTAAAACTTCAGCAGACCATACTGGAACTCACCAAAAAGAAATCGAATGCCGCGCTGGAGGCTGAAATTGAAGAAAGGAAAAGGATAGGGAGGGAACTGCACGACAGTTTGGGGTATCTGCTTTCGCTCGCGGGCCTCAATGCAAGTGTGCTGCAGAAGCGGAAAGAGCTGCCTGAGGAAAAAAAGTCAGAACTGCTGAATTCGCTGATGGAGAGTATAAATGATGCTTTTGATGAAGTGCGTACCATTTCTCACAACCTCGCTCCGTCGCTGCTTTCGGAACAGGGGCTTAAAGGGGCGCTTAAGAACATATCCGATAAGGTGAACCAAAGCAACAGGCTGAAAATGAGCTTTGACACCTTTGGCCTTCATCATCAGTTGGATGAATTGGTAGAGAATGTGCTCTACCGCACCTTACAGGAAATTGTAAACAATACGATCAAGCACGCTGACGCCACCGAGCTGTTCGTGCAGATTGCGCAGGACAGGCATCAGATCACACTGATGGCCGAAGATAACGGGAAAGGGTTTGATACGGATTCGTTAAAGACCAAAGCCAGTTTCGGGCTGTCGCATATCAAATCGTGGATTGAGAATCTGAACGGCAGCATCCATGTCGATTCAAAAATAAAAAGAGGAACCATTATAAGTATTTTAATTCCGGTTGAAAATGAATAAGGCAAGCGACAAGATCAGGATCTTAATAGTAGATGACCATCAGCTGATGATCGAAGGACTGAAATCTCTTCTAGAAGATGAAGACAGTATTTCGTTTGTGGCCGGCGCAACAACGATGAAGGAAACCCTGGATTTCCTGGCAGAACATGAGATTGATGTTATTCTGATGGATGTGAATATGCCGGATTCATCAGGGATAGAGATCACCAAAAAGGTCAGGGCGCTTTATCCTCACCCAAAAGTCATCGCGCTTACGATGCATGAGGACATCTCCATCATTTCTAAAATGATAAAAGCAGGAGCCTCTGGCTATGTTCTGAAAAGGACCAACATGCACGAGGTGATCGACGCACTCAAAACGGTTCATCAGAACGGGAGGTATCTGAGTACCAGCGTGCAGAATGTTATTATGGACAACCTGATGCTGCCTGAAGACCTTATGGACGCGAAGGATGATAATAAACCTGTCCTCTCCGGCAGGGAACTCGAGGTGCTGAAGCTGATTGCAAAAGAGTTCAGCAACGAGCAGATCGGTGAACAGCTGTTTATCAGTGAGCGCACCGTAGAGGCGCACCGCAGGAATATTTTCATGAAAACGAAAACAAAATCCATTGTCGGACTGATAAAATATGCGATAACGGAAGGGATTGTGTCGATTGACGGATGAAGGAATCCGGAGCCGGAACGTGAGGCAAAGTGCGCACGAAATTTCAAAAAAATTAGATCATAAAGCAGCCAAATGGAATTATTGCATACATAATTTCGCAGGTCAGACTTTTGGTTATATTTACGGATTCAGTTATTACCCTAATCTAAAACTCAGAACCCAACTGATTATTTAAAAATTTAAAAACAATTACCTCTTTACTTTATGAAATCAACATTTACTTTTCTTTTTATTTTCGCGATCATTTTCGCTTATTCCCAGAAATTTCAGTCAGCTACCCTAGAGTTAGCGAATGGCCAACAGAAAACAGGATTGGTGAATGCCAAGAGCCTTTCTGCCAAGCAGATAAAATTTAAAACAGATGAAAATGCCAAAGAGGAGACCATACCGAATTCATCGTTGAAATCCATCATTTTCATGTCTGATCATAAAAGCTATCAGTTGGATTATCTCACCTTTTATACGACCGCCAAAAGAAAGCAGACCGAATCAAACTGGATGCTGAAACTGGTTTCAGGATATTATAACCTCTACACCGTTGCAGATTATTCCTTCGATAAAAAAGGGAATTTAAAGCTTTCAACCCATTATTTGGTGGGCTCCACCTTACCGGAGTTTTATTATTTCATTAAAAAACACGATCAGAATACCGGAGATTTTTTCGCGGTTCAAAGTCCGTCACCTACCTATTTTGGCCTGCATAAAATACTGCAGGAAAATGTCGGCAGATTCATGGCCGATGACAAGAACCTCCTTGCAAAAGTGGAAAGTAAAAAATACTCTACAAAAAATATTGAGCAGATTGTAACTGATTATAATAACACTAAAAAGTAGTTGTAGACGGCCACACAGCGCAGTTTAATGCCGAAGAAACTTATACTTTGCGTTTCGGATAACTTAATTAAATTCATCTAAATCCTTAATTCTTCCGCAAGCACTTATGTAAACGGACAGGGATTATTTGAAATAGAATAAGCGGATAATCCTGTCATTAATGTGACAAAAACGAATGGAGTTTTGGAAATACAGTAATTATGATAGGAATGAATAATTTTGGCTCAAAGCCAGGAGACTTTGTAGCGGGAGCCCGCCAGCAGAAATGCCCAAGCGTTAGATGCAATTTTCTACACTTGATATGTCCAACAAATTATACTATTGAAATGAAGTTTAAACTTTTATTATTATTATCATTATTATTTACACTTTTTATATCATGTAATAGAGATGACACAAGTAGTGATATTGAAAATTCAATAGAATTGTCTATTTCAACTTTTACTGCAACTTCAGTTACTTTGAATTATAGTATTAAAAACATTTCTGGTGATAAGTATTTGATATATAGTAAATCTGAAAGTTTTGATATACTTAATTATGAACAAAAAATTCTTTTAAATAATTCGAACAATATTCAAATTAATGATTTAACACCGAATACTAAATACTTTTTTAAGATTGCATATAGTGAAAATAACAGTTTTACATATAGTAATGTCGTTTCAGCAATAACAAAGGAAGTTTCGTTTTTAAAAATCTTAGATAAAGATATAGGACTTATTCCTGACAGTGGAAGTTTTATATATTTAATGGACAGTGAATTGGATGAATCAAAATCCTTTTTATTTTTATTAACCAGACAAATTAAGCAATATGGAGATGTAAAAAAAATAACATTACATAAAGTAGACTTAAACGGGAATTTAATCTGGAGTAAATTAATCCAGGATTCCCCTTCGCCCTATACTTACGAAATACAACTTCTTTCAGATGGTAATATAGCAGTTCTTACTGGAAAATCTAATCAAAAATCGACCATTGTAACCAAGTTAAACCCCATAAACGGGAGCATCATATGGCAAAAAGAATATCCTGTAATAGATTTAAACGGGATGCAAGGTAATTTTATGCTGGCTTACAGATATCAAAATAATTTAATGAAAATACTCACATCCGGTGGAGCTGAACTTGAAGAATTATGGCTAAATAATGATGGGGCAGTCATATCTCACAAAACTATCAAAGCAAATAATATTGTAATTAATAAAGCAACTTATTCAGAAGATGGTGATCTTCTTGATATTTTTAAGGGCGACAAAATCCCTAGTGACGGTTCCGCTACTTTTGACGGATTAATCCAAAAATTTAGTATTACTGATGGTATAGCTACTAAATTATGGTCAAGATATTATGGTGATGATGGTGGTGATGATTTGTTTGAAAATTACGTATTAAAAAACAATAATATTTATATTCAAGGATATTATGGTGGAACAAGCGGTTTTGATGATCCTAAGAAATGGATATTAAAATTAGACATGAATGGAGAAATTTTATGGCAAAACAAACAATCTTCACGAAAAGATTTTATATATCAAGGAACAGATATTAAAGTAAATGAAAATAATGAACTGTTTTGTTTGACGCATGAAATTTATTATCCAAATTATAATGCCTACGACTATACCACGTTAACAAAATTTGACAGCAATGGTAATTTGATTTGGATGTGGAAAAGTGCTGAAGATTTTAATACTGAAAGATTTTCATCAAATAAAGTTTTTGAAACTAACATAAATGAATTTATCATTACAGGAAAAAAATCAGGGGGCGTGGGAAGTATTTGGATTAAAAAAATAAAAGTAAACGAATAAAAACTACAGCTAATAAGCTATTTCTATTAGCGGCGTTGAAATTTACTGCACGAAGATTTCGCCAGTGTGCATTTTGTTATAATTTATAATAATCCCCGCCAACAGAAATACCCAACCGTTAGCAGAAAGTGTATCGAGACTGCTAATTAAACGAGATTATTATGGAAGAAAATATTGTTGAATTTTGGATAAATTCTGACTCTCAACTATCTAAAATTTTGACGGATATTGAATCTGAAACAGAAGTTTTGGAAAGCCAAGCTGACAAAGCTTTTCATAAAGTCGCTGAAGAATATAATCTTCCTAAGATGCCAAATGATATTGATTATGACGACGAAAATTATGACGATGAAATAAAGTCTGTTTATGAAGTTTTGGGGCTTATTAAATATGCTTATCCAGACGAAGATCCTAGAGGAAATGTTATGCTTGCACTTACGTGCGTAAAAGACAATATTCCATTCGACATTGAAAACGTTCTTTCAGAAGCAGAAAAACAAGAAATTGATACAAGTCAAATTTCTGGTATCTGTTACACTGGCACAAACTATAACGTAGAAATAAAATTTATTATTAATGGTGAAAATTGGGCAGATTCAAATTGCAACTTATTCTTAAAAATTGTTTAAAAAAACACCTACAGCTAATAAGCTATTTCCATTAGTGGGTCGGAAGTTTACAACATAAAAATTTTCGCGAGTTGTTCATTTTATTATAATTTACCATAAACAGTGATCAAGTGCCCTGCCGACAGAGGTACTCCTGGCACCTTTCCACCAAAAAACAATCTTATATGATTGAAGCCCATACGCCTCGGGTATTGAAGAAAATTCAGAAATTTTTCCTTGAAAATTTTAATCTAAGCCTCCGGAATGTAGAACAGGAAACCGAAACAGTGCATATTGTGCGTACAAATTTGCCCTGAATGACCGGGTTGTGATTTTCAGAAAAGCCAAAATCACTCCGGCTAAAAACGGTCAGTTTGTTACGTGTTGGAAACGGAACGGGGAGGGAATAACCCAGCCATTTGAATCGTCGGACGACTTTGAGTTTTTAATGATCGCTGTGGAGTCAGGCAACCGCAGCGGCGTATTTATTTTTCCGAAAAAGGTGCTCGAGGCACAAAAAATAGTAATGAATGAGTTGAGCCGTGGAAAGCGCGGCATCAGAGTGTATCCATCGTGGGATACTACTGCCAGCCGCCAAGCTGATAAAACACAGAAATGGCAGCTTGAGCATTTTTTCGAAACCCCCATCGGGAAAAGCGTCACTGTTAGTGAAAGAGATCTGTTTAGTTAAATGCATCGCCGCCTGCGTTCATTTAAAATGATAAACAACCTGCCTGCAATCATTAAAAAAAACATACACGTATGGAATTTTCACCTTTCAACCCTATTGTGAAACTTTGTCTTCAGGGCATGGAGATGGAAGAAAACGGCAAACCCGAAGAAGCACGAAGGTTATTTACCCAAAGTTGGGATGAAGCGACAAATGATTTTGAAAAATTTCTTGCCGCGCATTATGTGGCGCGACATCAGCACAACGTGGCCGACCGCTTAAAATGGCTCGAAACGGGTTTGCATTTTGCATTAAAGGTAAACAGTCCGGCGGCGGACAGCGCCCTGCCTTCGCTTTATCTGACTATAAGCAGGTGTTACGAAGAGTTAGGCGATGCTGAAAAGGCGAAATCGTATTCCGGGTTAGCCAATCTGTCTGCAAATAATCTCACGGATAACGGCCCCTTTTATCACGGTACAAAAGCGGATTTACAGACTGGCGATGTACTCACCGCCGGCGGAGGTTCCAATTACAAAGCCGAACTGAAAATGAACCACATTTATTTTACAGCTTTGGTGGATGGTGCCGCACTGGCTGCTGCATTGGCAAAAGGCGACGGAAATGAAAGGGTTTATATTGTGGAGCCCACCGGAAATTTTGAAAATGACCCAAACCTAACCGACCGAAAATTTCCGGGTAATCCCTCGCGTTCATACCGTTCCGAGGCACCGCTCAAAATTGTCGGAGAAGTAAAGGGATGGGCGGCACAAACCCCTCAAGCAATTCAGAAATTCCGTGAGAAGTTGGAGAATAACAGGGGGGAAATAATCAATTAAAGATTTAAATTTGAAAAATTCATATTTCTGCATTTGATGCATCACGAAACAGCCAGTAGAGCTGCCCCCGGAACAATATTGACTCGTAGTCTAAAAAAGAGTCGCCATTAAAACAGAGTTTAGGCGGCAAAATATTCCAAAAAGGTATTTAAATTTTAAAGTTTATCGCTCACCAGATTTTTGAGGTGGTTTATCTCTTCGATCAGATTCAGGAACATCTCTTTGGTATTCAGGTTTTCAACCCATTCCGGGCTGATTTCTTTGGTGTTGATGCTGCTCGCAAATTCCCAGATTTCCAATACTTCAGACCACGGGATCTCGTAAGGTTCGTAAAAAGTGTTGTCGGAACTGATCAACGTGCCGTTCTTATTCTGCTTGGCGTACCTTTTATAAACAATGCCTTCGCGCGTGATGAAAAGATAGGTCTTTCCTTTTTTTAAATCCTCTCGGCGTTCCACATATTTTCCCACGATAAAGGTGCCGTCGCTGTAAGGCGGCATCGAATCTCCGCCCGCCGGAAAAGCCCGGTATTTGCCGTTTCTGAGGAAAGGGAGCGAGAGGGTCTGCAGACTTTCGATATAATCAGGATCCGTATAGCCCGTAAGATAGCCCATTGAAGCTTTCTGCGTAACGATTTCAATTTTATTTTCGCCCTGCTCATCCACGATGATGGGAAGCACAATTCTGTTGTTCGGAAGCGCGGCAATATTGTCCAGCGGGTACTTCCGGATGTCTACGGTGAGCAGCAGATCAATGCTGATGTTGAAGAACCTCGCAATGCGCACCAGTATTTCAATGGGCGGTTCAGAGCTGCCGTCTTCATATTTCACATACCGGCCGCGTGTTATTTTTAAGCTGTCTGCCGTCTTCTGTTGGGAGATGGCCAGCCGGTCTCTCAGAACCCGCATGTTATCTGATAAAATTGACATTGTTATAGATTATAACTACAAATATACTTAAAATTGTTACAGTAGATAATAGTTTTGTGGCATGAATCGCGCAATTGTACACATGGATCTTGATACCTTTTTTGTATCCTGCGAAAGGCTGCAGAACTCCAAACTTATTGGCGTTCCTGTAATCGTGGGCGGTGGCGACCGCGGGGTGGTGACGTCGTGTTCCTATGAAGCAAGATATTTCGGCGTGCGGTCTGCCATGCCGATCAAAATGGCGATGCGGCTTTGCCCGCAGGCAAAAGTGGTGCGCGGCGATTACGAGAATTACTCGAAACTTTCGCACGACGTTACCGAAATCATTCAGGAAAAAGCCCCGGTTCTGGAGAAAGCCAGTATTGATGAATTTTATCTGGACTTATCCGGAATGGACAGGTTTTTCGGGTGTTACCAATGGACCCGCGAAATTGCCGAATCGGTGAAGAAAAATACCGGTCTGCCCATCAGTTTCGCGCTGTCTACCAATAAAACGGTTTCCAAGATCGGCACCGGAGAGGCCAAACCACTCGGACGGCTTGAAATTAAAGGCAATTTAGTGCAGCCTTTTCTTAATCCGCTTTCGATAAGAAAAATCCCGATGGTGGGAAATGCCACTTTTCAGCTCCTCTCCCGAATCGGGATCCGCAAGATCCAGACTTTATCTGAAATGCCGGTGCAGGTGCTGCAGCAAATGATCGGCAAAAACGGCACTGAACTGTGGCAGAAAGCCAACGGCATCGATGAAACTTCGGTGGTGCCTTATTCCGAAAGAAAATCGGTTTCTACGGAAACTACGTTTAGCACCGATACGATGGATATGCCCGCACTGAAAGGAATTATTTCGGGAATGGCCGAAAAACTCGCCCATCAGCTTCGCAAAGAACAGTGGATCACTTCTACGGTGGTGCTGAAGATCCGGTATGCAAACTTCGATACCGAAACCAAACAGTGCAGAATTGCCTACACGGCCGCCGATCATACGCTGGCTCGCTGCGCGCTGGATTTGTTTGAAAAGTTATATACCCGGAGAATGAGGCTGCGGTTGGTAGGGCTGCGCTTCACGGGCCTCGTGCACGGTAATCATCAGATGAATTTATTTGAAGATACCGAAGAACTGATGAATTTATACCAAACGATGGACAGGATCAAGAACCGTTTCGGAAGCAGGGCAGTGGGCCGTGCCTCCGGCTTCGATTTTTAATAACCTCAACCTCAACCTTACCTCATGTTTATCAACTGCCATACCTATCACAGCCTGCGTTACGGAACTTTATCGGTTACAGAACTGGTAAAGCAGGCATCGGAATGTGGCGCCGAGCAGCTTGTACTTACCGACATCAATACCGTAACGGCGGTGTATGAGTTTAAGAAAGAATGCGAAAAATTCAATATAAAACCCATTGCAGGCGTTGAGATCCGGAAAGGGAATGAACTGCTGTATATCACCATTGCGCAGGATGCAGACGGGCTGGCGGAGATCAACAGGCTGCTTACCCGCTACAACTGTGATGGGGCCGAACTTCCGCAAACTTCCCCCGATTTCAATAAAGTTACGGTAATCTATCCGCTGGAAAATATACCTGAATCTTTAAAGGAAAACGAATTCATCGGGAT
This window of the Flavobacteriaceae bacterium 3519-10 genome carries:
- a CDS encoding DNA polymerase IV encodes the protein MNRAIVHMDLDTFFVSCERLQNSKLIGVPVIVGGGDRGVVTSCSYEARYFGVRSAMPIKMAMRLCPQAKVVRGDYENYSKLSHDVTEIIQEKAPVLEKASIDEFYLDLSGMDRFFGCYQWTREIAESVKKNTGLPISFALSTNKTVSKIGTGEAKPLGRLEIKGNLVQPFLNPLSIRKIPMVGNATFQLLSRIGIRKIQTLSEMPVQVLQQMIGKNGTELWQKANGIDETSVVPYSERKSVSTETTFSTDTMDMPALKGIISGMAEKLAHQLRKEQWITSTVVLKIRYANFDTETKQCRIAYTAADHTLARCALDLFEKLYTRRMRLRLVGLRFTGLVHGNHQMNLFEDTEELMNLYQTMDRIKNRFGSRAVGRASGFDF
- a CDS encoding two-component system sensor histidine kinase gives rise to the protein MKRFTTYTADNFLGLDPVWRLLMLLLISATLSCNSPDKTADAQQSELESQLEEIHKLVYAEPSLARDRSLKILQSISPGTDIKAEIISLKYIGSSYAVETRYAEAIKYYKRALELAEKINLYSETANLNNNLGTIYNEFGNYGAAYIYFIKALENYELAENKEKRSGTLNNIGLTYLSLGNREKALGYFSGALKASQSGKDTILTATILNNIALCNFAEKKIALGLENLKRSISLSEKTRNVYGLCVSYQILGNMYLDEQKTQKAFEAYSTSIGIAERAHLNHLLAVSKIGLARVLLSQNKTGEALRYAEEVMAVSNEKNSQSLKADAHQLLSGIYEKNGNLELSLKEFRDYVKIKEELNNTTVVNQIYDVEVDYLNQLNKMQQLELEKKELAISNKNIWLFFLSLIFLMIFGGAYLIYRNYRGKQKVKLQQTILELTKKKSNAALEAEIEERKRIGRELHDSLGYLLSLAGLNASVLQKRKELPEEKKSELLNSLMESINDAFDEVRTISHNLAPSLLSEQGLKGALKNISDKVNQSNRLKMSFDTFGLHHQLDELVENVLYRTLQEIVNNTIKHADATELFVQIAQDRHQITLMAEDNGKGFDTDSLKTKASFGLSHIKSWIENLNGSIHVDSKIKRGTIISILIPVENE
- a CDS encoding two-component response regulator; protein product: MKMNKASDKIRILIVDDHQLMIEGLKSLLEDEDSISFVAGATTMKETLDFLAEHEIDVILMDVNMPDSSGIEITKKVRALYPHPKVIALTMHEDISIISKMIKAGASGYVLKRTNMHEVIDALKTVHQNGRYLSTSVQNVIMDNLMLPEDLMDAKDDNKPVLSGRELEVLKLIAKEFSNEQIGEQLFISERTVEAHRRNIFMKTKTKSIVGLIKYAITEGIVSIDG
- a CDS encoding rifampin ADP-ribosyl transferase → MEFSPFNPIVKLCLQGMEMEENGKPEEARRLFTQSWDEATNDFEKFLAAHYVARHQHNVADRLKWLETGLHFALKVNSPAADSALPSLYLTISRCYEELGDAEKAKSYSGLANLSANNLTDNGPFYHGTKADLQTGDVLTAGGGSNYKAELKMNHIYFTALVDGAALAAALAKGDGNERVYIVEPTGNFENDPNLTDRKFPGNPSRSYRSEAPLKIVGEVKGWAAQTPQAIQKFREKLENNRGEIIN